From the Streptomyces sp. KMM 9044 genome, one window contains:
- a CDS encoding Gfo/Idh/MocA family protein, with protein sequence MSLSPVRRVAVVGTGAVVADGHLPALRAHADRTELVAAVDVDPGRLDAFCELAGGQVAGYASVDAMLDAVRPDLVLIGTPPSLHREQTVASLRAGARVLCEKPLCLSLAEYDEIAAAEDASGAYASVIFQHRYGSGSVHARELIASGALGAPLVAHCQTTWHRDAAYYAVPWRGRWATEGGGPTMGQGIHQYDLLLHLLGPWEEIRAMAGRLVHDIESEDVSTALVRFRGGALATVVNSVLSPDEVSRVRVDCADATVELTHLYGHRNEDWSYTPARHVPAERAAAWRTPPHDVPSSHTAQLGALLDAWDAGVRPPGSGQEARGTLEFAAALYKSAFTGNPVRAGEIVAGDPFHAAMHGDHPDWSPKEYA encoded by the coding sequence ATGTCCCTGTCCCCCGTCCGCCGCGTCGCCGTCGTCGGCACCGGCGCCGTCGTCGCCGACGGCCACCTGCCGGCGCTGCGGGCCCACGCCGACCGCACCGAACTCGTGGCCGCCGTCGACGTGGACCCGGGCAGGCTCGACGCCTTTTGTGAACTGGCCGGCGGGCAGGTCGCCGGGTACGCCTCGGTGGACGCGATGCTGGACGCCGTACGCCCGGACCTCGTGCTGATCGGAACGCCGCCGTCGCTGCACCGGGAGCAGACGGTGGCCTCGCTCCGGGCCGGAGCCCGGGTGCTGTGCGAGAAGCCGTTGTGCCTGTCGCTCGCCGAGTACGACGAGATCGCGGCGGCGGAGGACGCGTCGGGCGCGTACGCCTCCGTGATCTTCCAGCACCGTTACGGTTCGGGCTCCGTCCACGCCCGGGAACTGATCGCGAGCGGTGCCCTTGGCGCCCCGTTGGTGGCGCACTGCCAGACCACCTGGCACCGGGACGCCGCGTACTACGCCGTCCCCTGGCGGGGGCGGTGGGCCACCGAGGGAGGAGGCCCGACGATGGGGCAGGGCATTCACCAGTACGACCTGCTGCTCCATCTCCTCGGCCCGTGGGAGGAGATACGGGCCATGGCGGGCCGGCTCGTCCACGACATCGAGAGCGAGGACGTCTCCACCGCCCTGGTCCGATTCCGGGGCGGCGCCCTCGCCACCGTCGTCAACAGCGTGCTCTCGCCGGACGAGGTGAGCCGCGTCCGCGTGGACTGCGCCGACGCCACGGTCGAGCTGACCCACCTGTACGGGCACCGCAACGAAGACTGGTCGTACACCCCGGCGCGGCACGTCCCCGCCGAACGAGCCGCCGCCTGGCGTACCCCGCCGCACGACGTGCCCAGTTCGCACACGGCCCAGCTCGGCGCCCTCCTCGACGCCTGGGACGCCGGTGTCCGGCCGCCGGGCAGCGGCCAAGAGGCCCGGGGAACGCTCGAGTTCGCCGCCGCCCTGTACAAGTCCGCCTTCACCGGCAACCCGGTGCGGGCCGGTGAGATCGTGGCCGGCGATCCCTTCCACGCGGCCATGCACGGTGACCATCCCGACTGGTCCCCGAAGGAGTACGCATGA
- a CDS encoding phosphatase PAP2 family protein produces MSEPTTTDQGGTLPLTTPVPPADGIRRVVSTVFSDLRSVDGALYAAVAATPTPTLDRALRRLSHAADHSKISFALAGALALGGSRSRRAALVGVGAIAVASASANILGKRLVRRDRPDREAARVTVDRHVPMPTSASFPSGHTASAVAFATAVGTVLPAASVPLGALAGAVGYSRIHTGVHYPGDVAAGAVLGIASAATALAVASARLPHSYGGSRPARGQ; encoded by the coding sequence ATGAGCGAGCCGACCACTACCGACCAGGGCGGGACCCTCCCGCTCACGACGCCGGTACCGCCTGCCGACGGAATCCGCCGGGTGGTGTCCACCGTCTTCAGTGATCTCCGGTCCGTCGACGGCGCCCTGTACGCGGCGGTGGCCGCCACTCCCACGCCCACCCTCGACCGGGCGCTGCGTCGCCTCTCGCACGCCGCCGACCACTCGAAGATCTCGTTCGCCCTCGCCGGTGCCCTGGCCCTGGGCGGGTCACGGTCGAGGCGTGCCGCGTTGGTCGGGGTCGGGGCGATAGCTGTGGCGTCGGCATCGGCCAACATCCTCGGCAAGCGCCTCGTCCGCAGGGACCGGCCGGACCGGGAGGCGGCCCGGGTGACCGTGGACCGGCACGTCCCGATGCCGACGTCGGCCTCCTTCCCGTCCGGGCACACCGCCTCGGCGGTCGCGTTCGCCACCGCCGTCGGTACGGTCCTGCCCGCCGCCTCCGTCCCGCTCGGCGCGCTGGCCGGTGCGGTCGGCTACTCGCGCATCCACACGGGTGTGCACTATCCGGGGGATGTCGCCGCCGGCGCGGTTCTCGGCATCGCCAGCGCGGCCACCGCCCTCGCCGTGGCATCGGCCCGCCTCCCCCACTCGTACGGGGGCTCGAGGCCGGCGCGGGGACAGTGA
- a CDS encoding heavy metal translocating P-type ATPase, giving the protein MTVRTAGPGNEPEATSAGGPAESRAEVRVELAIGGMTCASCAARIEKRLNRMDGVTATVNYATEKARVSHGEGVTVRDLIATVEATGYTAQEPAPPAPPAAVQDTPAPAAPDELRSLRERLVTAVVLSVPVVAMAMAPALQFEYWQWLSLTLAAPVVTYAGWPFHRAAFTNARHGAATMDTLISVGTSAAFLWSLWALFFGTAGTPGMTHPFELTITRSDGAGNIYLEAAAGVTAFLLAGRYFEARAKRKAGAALRTLLELGAKDVTVLRPGGREETLPVGELTVGDRFLVRPGEKIATDGTVVEGTSAVDASVLTGESVPVEVGAGDTVTGATLNAGGRLVVEATRVGADTQLARMARLVEDAQNGKASAQRLADRISAVFVPVVIALALGTLGFWLGNGAGLTAAFTAAVAVLIIACPCALGLATPTALMVGTGRGAQLGILIKGPEVLESTRRVDTVVLDKTGTITTGRMTLLAVHPAAGTDEAEVLRLAGALEHSSEHPVARAVADGALEKLGTLPAPEGFTNVPGLGVQGVVDGHAVLVGRERLLAQWETEPPADLARAREAAEAAGRTVVLVAWDGEARAVLEIADAVKETSPEAIRRLRALGLRPVLLTGDNEAVARSVAHEVGITPEDVFAQVLPQDKVDVVKRLQAQGRSVAMVGDGVNDAAALAQADLGLAMGTGTDAAIEAGDLTLVRGDLRAAADAIRLARRTLGTIRTNLFWAFAYNVAALPLAAAGLLNPMIAGAAMAFSSVFVVGNSLRLRTFRAG; this is encoded by the coding sequence ATGACCGTCCGTACAGCCGGCCCCGGGAACGAACCCGAGGCCACGTCCGCCGGGGGACCGGCCGAGAGCCGGGCCGAGGTACGGGTGGAGCTGGCCATCGGCGGGATGACCTGTGCCTCGTGCGCCGCGCGGATCGAGAAGAGGCTCAACCGGATGGACGGGGTCACCGCCACCGTCAACTACGCCACCGAGAAGGCCCGGGTGTCGCACGGAGAAGGCGTCACCGTGCGGGACCTGATCGCCACCGTCGAGGCCACCGGTTACACGGCGCAGGAGCCCGCGCCGCCCGCGCCGCCCGCGGCGGTCCAGGACACTCCGGCTCCGGCCGCGCCCGACGAGCTGCGGTCGCTGCGGGAGCGGCTGGTCACGGCCGTGGTGCTGTCGGTGCCCGTCGTGGCGATGGCGATGGCCCCGGCCCTGCAGTTCGAATACTGGCAGTGGCTGTCCCTGACGCTCGCGGCCCCGGTCGTGACGTACGCGGGGTGGCCCTTCCACCGGGCCGCGTTCACCAACGCGCGGCATGGTGCGGCCACTATGGACACACTGATCTCGGTCGGCACCTCGGCGGCGTTCCTGTGGTCACTGTGGGCACTCTTCTTCGGCACCGCGGGCACACCGGGCATGACGCACCCCTTCGAGCTGACCATCACCCGCTCGGACGGCGCCGGGAACATCTACCTGGAGGCCGCCGCGGGTGTCACCGCTTTCCTCCTGGCCGGGCGGTACTTCGAAGCGCGCGCCAAGCGGAAGGCGGGTGCGGCACTGCGGACGCTGCTGGAACTGGGCGCGAAGGACGTCACCGTGCTGCGCCCGGGCGGACGTGAAGAGACGCTTCCTGTGGGGGAGCTGACGGTCGGAGACCGTTTCCTGGTACGTCCCGGCGAGAAGATCGCGACCGACGGCACGGTCGTCGAGGGCACCTCGGCGGTGGACGCCTCCGTACTCACCGGCGAGTCCGTCCCGGTGGAGGTGGGCGCCGGGGACACCGTCACCGGCGCCACGCTGAACGCGGGCGGGCGTCTCGTCGTGGAGGCCACCCGGGTCGGCGCCGACACCCAGCTGGCCAGGATGGCACGGCTGGTGGAGGACGCGCAGAACGGGAAGGCATCGGCGCAGCGGCTTGCGGACCGGATCTCCGCGGTCTTCGTGCCGGTGGTGATCGCGCTGGCGCTGGGCACCCTGGGCTTCTGGCTGGGCAACGGAGCCGGACTCACCGCCGCCTTCACCGCTGCCGTCGCGGTACTGATCATCGCCTGCCCCTGCGCCCTCGGCCTCGCCACCCCGACCGCGCTCATGGTCGGCACCGGACGCGGCGCACAGCTCGGCATCCTCATCAAGGGCCCCGAGGTCCTGGAGTCCACCCGCCGCGTCGACACCGTCGTCCTCGACAAGACCGGCACGATCACCACCGGCCGGATGACCCTGCTGGCCGTGCACCCGGCCGCGGGCACCGACGAGGCCGAAGTACTTCGGCTGGCGGGCGCGTTGGAGCACTCCTCGGAACACCCCGTCGCCCGCGCCGTCGCCGACGGGGCACTGGAGAAGCTGGGCACCCTGCCGGCTCCCGAGGGCTTCACCAACGTGCCCGGACTCGGTGTCCAGGGAGTCGTGGACGGTCACGCGGTACTCGTCGGCCGGGAGCGGCTGCTGGCCCAGTGGGAGACGGAGCCGCCGGCGGACCTGGCGCGGGCCCGGGAGGCCGCCGAGGCGGCCGGGCGCACCGTCGTCCTGGTGGCCTGGGACGGTGAGGCGCGCGCGGTGCTGGAGATCGCCGACGCCGTGAAGGAGACCAGCCCCGAGGCGATACGCCGGCTGCGCGCGCTCGGTCTGCGGCCTGTTCTGCTGACCGGTGACAACGAGGCGGTGGCCCGGTCCGTCGCCCACGAGGTCGGGATCACGCCCGAGGACGTCTTCGCGCAGGTGCTGCCGCAGGACAAGGTGGATGTGGTCAAGCGCCTTCAGGCACAGGGCCGCTCGGTCGCGATGGTCGGTGACGGGGTCAACGACGCCGCCGCGCTGGCCCAGGCCGACCTCGGGCTGGCCATGGGGACCGGCACGGACGCGGCGATCGAGGCCGGTGACCTGACCCTCGTACGGGGCGACCTGCGGGCCGCCGCGGACGCGATCCGGCTCGCCCGCCGCACCCTCGGCACGATTCGGACCAATCTCTTCTGGGCCTTCGCCTACAACGTGGCCGCGTTGCCGCTGGCCGCGGCCGGCCTGCTCAACCCGATGATCGCGGGGGCGGCCATGGCCTTCTCGTCGGTCTTCGTGGTCGGCAACTCCCTCCGCCTGCGCACCTTCCGGGCGGGCTGA
- a CDS encoding methyltransferase — MTTAWGAPLLARFPEDPRDRLRAWDASDEYLLGHLDREEVPLEGTVVVVGDRWGALVTALAAHRPTQITDSWLGQEATRANLARAGVGPGTVPLLTTQDPPPGRIDVLLVRVPKSLALLEDQLLRLAPAVHEGTVVVGTGMVKEIHSSTLNLFERIIGPTRTSLAEKKARLIFCTPDPALVRPAGPWPYRYRLPDGIGSMSGRAVVSHAGVFCADRLDIGTRFFLRHLPQPPPERPGLRVVDLGCGNGVVGTAVALSDPRAELLFADESFQAVASAQATYRTNGVPGHAEFRVGDGLTGVPDSSVDLVLNNPPFHSHQATSDATAWRMFTGARRALRAGGELWVVGNRHLGYHVKLRRLFGNSEVVASDRKFVVLKAVKR, encoded by the coding sequence ATGACGACTGCGTGGGGTGCGCCGCTCCTGGCCCGCTTCCCCGAGGATCCCCGCGACCGGCTGCGCGCCTGGGACGCCTCCGACGAGTACCTGCTCGGGCATCTCGACCGGGAGGAGGTGCCGCTGGAAGGCACGGTCGTGGTCGTCGGGGACCGGTGGGGGGCGCTCGTCACCGCGCTCGCCGCCCACCGGCCGACGCAGATCACCGACTCCTGGCTGGGGCAGGAGGCGACCCGCGCGAACCTGGCACGCGCCGGGGTCGGGCCCGGTACGGTGCCGCTGCTCACCACGCAGGACCCGCCACCGGGCCGGATCGACGTGCTGCTGGTGCGGGTGCCCAAGAGCCTGGCGCTGCTGGAGGACCAACTGCTGCGGCTGGCGCCCGCGGTGCACGAGGGCACGGTCGTCGTCGGGACCGGCATGGTGAAGGAGATCCACAGCTCGACGCTGAACCTGTTCGAACGGATCATCGGCCCCACCCGGACCTCCCTCGCCGAGAAGAAGGCACGTCTGATCTTCTGCACCCCGGACCCGGCGCTGGTCCGTCCCGCCGGTCCCTGGCCGTACCGCTACCGGCTGCCCGACGGTATCGGCTCGATGTCCGGCCGGGCCGTCGTCAGCCACGCGGGGGTCTTCTGCGCGGACCGGCTCGACATCGGTACCCGGTTCTTCCTCCGGCATCTGCCACAGCCGCCGCCGGAGCGGCCGGGGCTTCGGGTGGTGGACCTCGGGTGCGGCAACGGCGTCGTCGGTACGGCGGTGGCACTGTCCGACCCGCGGGCCGAACTGCTGTTCGCGGACGAGTCGTTCCAGGCGGTGGCGTCCGCGCAGGCGACCTACCGGACCAACGGCGTACCAGGGCATGCCGAGTTCCGGGTTGGCGACGGTCTGACGGGCGTACCGGACTCCAGTGTCGACCTGGTGCTCAACAATCCGCCGTTCCACTCCCACCAGGCGACAAGCGACGCCACCGCCTGGCGCATGTTCACCGGCGCCCGGCGCGCCCTGCGGGCGGGTGGTGAGCTGTGGGTGGTCGGCAACCGGCATCTGGGTTACCACGTGAAGCTGCGACGGCTGTTCGGGAACAGCGAAGTGGTGGCGAGCGACCGGAAGTTCGTCGTACTGAAGGCCGTGAAGCGGTAA
- a CDS encoding alpha-ketoglutarate-dependent dioxygenase AlkB family protein: MDGELFPRTRAEVAPGAVHVPHWLDARTQRTLLDACRAWARPPAGLRTVRTPGGGTMTARQVCLGRHWYPYGYASTAVDGDGAPVKPFPACLGELGRRAARDALGTGAAPGAAYDIALINFYDGDARMGMHRDSDEKSDAPVVSLSLGDTCVFRFGNPDTRARPYTDVELRSGDLFVFGGQSRLAHHGVPRVHAGTAPTELGLTGRLNITLRVSGW, from the coding sequence ATGGACGGCGAACTGTTTCCCCGGACCCGGGCCGAGGTCGCGCCCGGAGCGGTGCACGTGCCGCACTGGCTGGACGCCCGGACACAGCGCACCCTGCTCGACGCGTGCCGCGCGTGGGCCCGCCCGCCCGCCGGGCTGCGCACGGTCCGCACCCCCGGCGGCGGCACGATGACCGCCCGGCAGGTGTGCCTGGGCAGGCACTGGTACCCGTACGGCTACGCGAGCACCGCCGTCGACGGCGACGGTGCCCCGGTCAAGCCGTTCCCCGCCTGCCTCGGCGAGCTCGGACGCCGCGCGGCGAGGGACGCACTGGGAACCGGGGCGGCGCCGGGGGCCGCGTACGACATCGCACTCATCAACTTCTACGACGGTGATGCCCGCATGGGCATGCACCGCGACAGCGACGAAAAGAGCGACGCGCCCGTGGTGTCGCTGAGCCTCGGCGACACCTGCGTCTTCCGCTTCGGCAACCCCGACACCCGGGCCCGCCCCTACACGGACGTCGAGCTGCGCAGCGGTGACCTGTTCGTCTTCGGCGGGCAGTCGCGGCTCGCCCACCACGGGGTCCCACGCGTGCACGCGGGCACGGCGCCAACGGAGTTGGGGCTCACCGGGAGGCTGAACATCACACTCCGGGTCAGCGGCTGGTAA
- a CDS encoding ROK family protein yields MSGKADPRPAGEGTTSRTRLDRGRGALGPALELVHTGRAPTRAVLTAELGVTRATAGAVAAELEALGLIRVDARPGAAAGSQGRPSHRLSVAENGPVTLAAQVHADGFRAALVGLGGRIVATAPGCEVIDADPAKVLGSVVEAGAGLLRETGRRCVGAGLAVPSAMAEPEGLALNPMHLAWSEGAPVREIFAEQVRAAGLDGPAFAGNDVNLAALAEHRHGAGRGARDLLCVATGHRGVGGALVLDGRLHTGSSGLALEVGHVAVNPGGRPCHCGSRGCLDVEADPLAFLTAAGREPGPEMSLLKQADTLIREHHDDPAVRSAVATLVDRLGLGLAGLVNILNPDRIILGGLHGTLLDAAPDRLRAVVADRSLWGRSGGVPILACALDHNSLVGAAELAWQPVLDDPLGILA; encoded by the coding sequence ATGAGCGGGAAGGCGGACCCCCGGCCGGCGGGGGAAGGGACCACCTCGAGGACGCGGCTGGACCGGGGGCGCGGTGCGCTCGGGCCCGCGTTGGAGCTCGTGCACACCGGACGTGCGCCGACCCGCGCGGTGCTCACCGCGGAGCTGGGCGTGACGCGGGCGACGGCAGGCGCGGTCGCCGCCGAACTGGAGGCACTCGGCCTGATCCGGGTCGACGCCAGGCCCGGCGCGGCGGCCGGCTCCCAGGGCCGCCCCTCGCACCGGCTCTCGGTCGCCGAGAACGGCCCGGTGACGCTGGCCGCGCAGGTGCACGCCGACGGCTTCCGGGCCGCCCTGGTCGGCCTCGGCGGCCGGATCGTGGCCACCGCCCCCGGCTGCGAGGTCATCGACGCCGACCCGGCGAAGGTGCTCGGTTCCGTCGTCGAGGCCGGCGCCGGTCTGCTCCGGGAGACCGGGCGCCGGTGCGTCGGAGCAGGGCTTGCCGTGCCGTCGGCGATGGCCGAACCCGAAGGGCTGGCCCTCAACCCGATGCACCTGGCCTGGTCCGAGGGCGCCCCGGTGCGGGAGATCTTCGCCGAGCAGGTGCGCGCCGCCGGCCTAGACGGCCCCGCCTTCGCGGGGAACGACGTCAACCTCGCCGCCCTCGCCGAGCACCGGCACGGCGCCGGGCGCGGCGCACGCGACCTGCTGTGCGTGGCCACCGGTCACCGGGGCGTCGGCGGCGCGCTGGTGCTCGACGGCCGCCTGCACACCGGCAGTTCCGGCCTCGCCCTCGAGGTCGGCCACGTCGCCGTCAACCCCGGCGGCCGCCCCTGCCACTGCGGCAGCCGGGGCTGCCTGGACGTCGAGGCGGACCCGCTGGCCTTCCTCACCGCGGCCGGCCGTGAACCCGGCCCCGAGATGTCCCTCCTGAAACAGGCCGACACGCTGATCCGCGAGCACCACGACGACCCGGCCGTCCGCTCCGCCGTCGCCACCCTCGTCGACCGCCTGGGGCTGGGACTGGCCGGCCTGGTGAACATCCTCAACCCGGACAGGATCATCCTCGGTGGTCTGCACGGCACCCTGCTGGACGCAGCCCCGGACCGGTTGCGTGCCGTCGTCGCCGACCGCAGCCTGTGGGGCCGCAGCGGCGGCGTTCCGATCCTGGCCTGCGCCCTGGACCACAACAGCCTGGTCGGCGCCGCCGAACTGGCCTGGCAGCCGGTCCTGGACGACCCTCTGGGAATCCTGGCGTAA
- a CDS encoding NAD(P)-dependent oxidoreductase, giving the protein MTDKLTVSVLGTGIMGAAMARSLARAGHTVRAWNRTRAKADPLASDGVHIAGTPAEAVEPADVVLTMLYDGPATLETMGQAAPALRHGTVWAQSTTVGLEDVAGLAGFAREYGLLFYDAPVLGTRQPAEAGQLTVLAAGPAGGRDTVTPVFDAVGARTVWTGEDGAAGSATRLKLVTNSWVLAVTSAVGETLALARALDVEPGGFFGLVDGGPLDMGYLRAKAGLILDGPLSPAQFAVNTAAKDARLIVRAGEHNGVRLDVAAAGAERMERAAAQGHGDKDMAAAYYASFDRPPA; this is encoded by the coding sequence ATGACCGACAAGCTCACCGTGAGCGTCCTGGGGACCGGCATCATGGGGGCGGCGATGGCGCGCAGCCTCGCCCGTGCCGGCCACACCGTCCGCGCCTGGAACCGAACCCGTGCCAAGGCCGACCCGCTCGCGTCCGACGGCGTGCACATCGCCGGCACCCCGGCCGAGGCGGTCGAGCCCGCCGACGTCGTCCTGACCATGCTGTACGACGGTCCCGCCACGCTGGAGACCATGGGGCAGGCCGCACCCGCGCTGCGGCACGGCACCGTATGGGCGCAGTCCACCACCGTCGGCCTCGAAGACGTGGCCGGGCTGGCCGGTTTCGCGCGCGAGTACGGTCTGCTCTTCTACGACGCCCCGGTGCTGGGCACCCGCCAGCCCGCCGAGGCCGGACAGCTGACCGTGCTCGCCGCCGGACCGGCCGGGGGCCGGGACACGGTGACGCCGGTGTTCGACGCCGTCGGCGCCCGCACCGTGTGGACCGGGGAGGACGGTGCGGCCGGCAGTGCCACCCGGCTCAAGTTGGTGACCAACAGCTGGGTTCTCGCGGTCACCTCGGCCGTGGGGGAGACCCTCGCCCTGGCCAGGGCGCTGGACGTCGAGCCCGGCGGTTTCTTCGGCCTCGTCGACGGCGGGCCGCTCGACATGGGCTACCTGCGCGCCAAGGCGGGGCTGATCCTCGACGGGCCTTTGTCCCCGGCCCAGTTCGCCGTGAACACCGCCGCCAAGGACGCCCGGCTGATCGTCCGGGCCGGCGAACACAACGGCGTACGCCTGGACGTGGCCGCCGCTGGCGCCGAGCGCATGGAACGCGCCGCCGCCCAGGGCCACGGCGACAAGGACATGGCCGCCGCCTACTACGCCAGTTTCGACCGGCCGCCGGCCTGA
- a CDS encoding PPOX class F420-dependent oxidoreductase, which produces MSKPPLPPQADALLGRPNPCVMATLRSDGTPVSTPTWYVWEDGRVLISLDEGRVRLKHLRRDPRVTLTVLADDDWYTHVTLIGRVVELKEDEGLADIDRLSRHYTGNPYPDRVRPRVSAWIEVERWHGWGAMKDSDQPST; this is translated from the coding sequence ATGTCCAAGCCCCCGCTGCCGCCCCAGGCCGACGCCCTGCTGGGCCGTCCCAACCCCTGTGTCATGGCCACGCTCCGCTCCGACGGGACACCCGTCTCCACCCCGACCTGGTACGTCTGGGAGGACGGCCGTGTGCTGATCAGCCTCGACGAAGGCCGGGTCCGCCTGAAGCACCTGCGCCGCGACCCGCGGGTCACCCTCACGGTGCTCGCCGATGACGACTGGTACACCCACGTCACCCTCATCGGACGCGTCGTCGAACTGAAGGAGGACGAGGGCCTGGCCGACATCGACCGCCTCTCACGGCACTACACCGGCAATCCGTACCCGGACCGGGTGCGGCCGAGGGTCAGCGCCTGGATCGAGGTCGAACGCTGGCACGGCTGGGGCGCGATGAAGGACAGCGACCAGCCGTCCACCTGA
- a CDS encoding ATP-binding protein translates to MITHPSRHCTVELQALPSRIGQVRRIVSAQLRYWHMDTLTDRASLGVTELLSNVHRHAQPDKTCTVELEVLLGRLKVSVHDHDPRLPVIGDAAPLATCGRGLAMVAAMSESWGALPDGESGKVVWFTLPAPSAAPVVDWNRYPRITAPERAVHRFADVTLVEHAVEGHRPEPAPARSAVAG, encoded by the coding sequence GTGATCACTCATCCAAGCAGACACTGCACGGTGGAGCTCCAGGCTCTGCCGTCAAGGATCGGCCAGGTCCGCAGAATCGTATCTGCGCAATTGCGTTACTGGCATATGGACACCTTGACAGACCGGGCCTCACTCGGTGTGACGGAGCTGTTGTCCAACGTCCACCGGCACGCCCAGCCCGACAAGACCTGCACGGTAGAGCTGGAGGTGCTGCTCGGCCGGCTCAAGGTCTCGGTGCACGACCACGACCCGCGGTTGCCGGTCATAGGGGACGCCGCTCCGCTCGCCACTTGTGGGCGGGGGCTCGCGATGGTGGCCGCGATGAGCGAGAGCTGGGGCGCGCTGCCGGACGGCGAGTCCGGCAAGGTCGTGTGGTTCACACTGCCGGCGCCGTCCGCGGCTCCCGTCGTGGACTGGAACCGGTATCCGAGGATCACCGCCCCCGAGCGCGCCGTGCACCGGTTCGCGGACGTCACGCTCGTCGAGCACGCCGTCGAGGGCCACCGGCCCGAACCTGCTCCCGCCCGGTCCGCCGTTGCCGGCTGA
- a CDS encoding PLP-dependent cysteine synthase family protein, with protein MSTFQQFQQFQQSQRPSVGITLDADHSDPGYRGWLKEAVRRVQADANRSADTHLLRFPLPERWGVHLYLKDESTHPTGSLKHRLARSLFLYGLCNGWIRPGRPVIEASSGSTAVSEAYFAKLIGVPFIAVMPRTTSAEKCRLIEFHGGRCHFVDDPRTMYEASAALAAEAGGHYMDQFTYAERATDWRGNNNIAESTFRQLKLEPHPEPAWIVATAGTGGTSATLARYVHYMQYDTRICVADPENSCFFEGWTTGDPDVTCDRGSRIEGIGRPRMEPSFVPGAIDRMMKVPDAAAVAAVRALEHAIGRKAGGSTGTGLWSALKIVAEMVAEGRQGSVVTLLCDPGDRYLDKYYSDAWLADQGLDIAPYTATIETLLRTGAWPDRQRESGRTDGGRPAPPTVA; from the coding sequence GTGAGCACTTTCCAGCAGTTCCAGCAGTTCCAGCAGTCCCAGCGGCCCTCGGTCGGCATCACTCTCGACGCCGACCACAGCGACCCCGGCTACCGCGGCTGGCTGAAAGAAGCCGTGCGGAGGGTCCAGGCCGACGCCAACCGGTCGGCCGACACCCATCTGCTGCGCTTTCCGCTGCCCGAGCGGTGGGGCGTGCACCTCTACCTCAAGGACGAGTCGACGCACCCGACCGGCAGCCTCAAGCACCGGCTCGCCCGCTCGCTCTTCCTCTACGGACTGTGCAATGGCTGGATCCGTCCGGGCCGTCCGGTGATCGAGGCGTCCAGCGGTTCGACCGCCGTGTCCGAGGCCTACTTCGCGAAGCTGATCGGGGTGCCCTTCATCGCGGTCATGCCGCGTACGACGAGCGCCGAGAAGTGCCGCCTGATCGAGTTCCACGGCGGCCGGTGCCACTTCGTGGACGACCCGCGCACCATGTACGAGGCGTCGGCCGCCCTCGCGGCGGAGGCCGGCGGCCACTACATGGACCAGTTCACCTACGCCGAACGCGCCACGGACTGGCGGGGAAACAACAACATCGCCGAGTCCACCTTCCGCCAGCTGAAGCTGGAACCTCACCCGGAGCCTGCCTGGATCGTCGCCACGGCCGGCACCGGCGGCACCTCGGCGACCCTCGCCCGCTATGTCCACTACATGCAGTACGACACCCGCATCTGCGTCGCGGACCCCGAGAACTCCTGCTTCTTCGAGGGCTGGACCACCGGTGATCCGGACGTCACCTGCGACCGCGGCTCCCGTATCGAGGGCATCGGCCGGCCCCGGATGGAACCGAGCTTCGTGCCCGGCGCGATCGACCGGATGATGAAGGTCCCCGACGCGGCCGCCGTCGCCGCCGTACGCGCTCTCGAGCACGCGATCGGCCGCAAGGCGGGCGGCTCCACCGGCACCGGGCTGTGGAGCGCGCTGAAGATCGTCGCGGAGATGGTGGCAGAGGGGCGACAGGGGAGTGTGGTGACGCTGCTGTGCGACCCGGGGGACCGCTACCTCGACAAGTACTACTCGGACGCCTGGCTGGCCGATCAGGGCCTGGACATCGCCCCGTACACGGCGACGATCGAGACGCTGCTGCGGACGGGAGCCTGGCCGGACCGACAGCGGGAGTCCGGCCGGACTGACGGCGGCCGCCCCGCTCCGCCCACGGTCGCGTGA